A single window of Periophthalmus magnuspinnatus isolate fPerMag1 chromosome 22, fPerMag1.2.pri, whole genome shotgun sequence DNA harbors:
- the ckba gene encoding creatine kinase, brain a isoform X1 → MPFGNTHNEWKLKYSADDEYPDLSKHNNHMAKVLTKDMYARLRDKQTPSGFTLDDVIQTGVDNPGHPFIMTVGCVAGDEETYEVFKELLDPVIEDRHGGYKPSDKHKTDLNADNLQGGDDLDSAYVLSSRVRTGRSVRGFALPPHCSRGERRAIEGLSIEALDSLSGDLKGKYYALKNMTEEEQQQLIDDHFLFDKPVSPLLLASGMARDWPDARGIWHNDNKTFLVWVNEEDHLRVISMQKGGNMREVFNRFCTGLTKIENLFKQRGHDFMWNEHLGYVLTCPSNLGTGLRAGVHVKLPNMSKHPQFEEVLKRLRLQKRGTGGVDTAAVGGVFDISNADRLGFSEVELVQMVVDGIKLLIEMEKRLEKGQSIDDLMPSQK, encoded by the exons ATGCCTTTCGGGAACACGCACAACGAGTGGAAGCTGAAGTACTCTGCAGATGATGAGTACCCCGACCTGTCCAAACACAACAACCACATGGCCAAGGTGCTCACCAAGGACATGTACGCGCGCCTGCGGGACAAGCAGACCCCCAGCGGCTTCACCCTGGATGACGTCATCCAGACCGGCGTAGACAATCCAG GTCACCCCTTCATCATGACTGTGGGCTGTGTGGCTGGAGACGAAGAGACCTACGAGGTGTTTAAAGAGCTGCTGGACCCAGTGATTGAGGACCGTCACGGAGGATACAAGCCCTCAGACAAGCACAAGACTGACCTCAACGCAGACAACCTACAG GGCGGAGACGACCTGGACTCGGCCTACGTCCTGAGCTCCAGAGTGAGGACAGGGCGCAGTGTCCGTGGGTTTGCCCTGCCACCACACTGCAGCCGCGGGGAGAGGCGCGCCATCGAGGGGCTCTCCATCGAAG CCCTGGACTCCCTGAGTGGAGACCTGAAGGGGAAATATTACGCTCTGAAGAACATGACTGAGGAAGAGCAACAGCAACTCATtgatgaccacttcctgtttgacaaacccgtgtctcctctgctcctggccTCTGGCATGGCCCGTGACTGGCCCGATGCCCGCGGCATCTG GCACAATGACAACAAGACATTCCTGGTGTGGGTGAATGAGGAGGACCATCTGAGAGTGATCTCAATGCAGAAAGGAGGAAACATGAGGGAGGTGTTCAACCGCTTCTGCACAGGACTCACCAAG ATCGAGAACCTATTTAAGCAGCGCGGACACGACTTCATGTGGAACGAGCACCTGGGCTACGTCCTGACCTGCCCCTCTAACCTGGGCACCGGGCTCAGAGCCGGAGTGCACGTGAAGCTGCCCAACATGAGCAAGCACCCGCAGTTTGAGGAGGTGCTCAAGAGGCTGCGGCTGCAGAAGAGAGGCACCG gTGGAGTGGACACCGCGGCTGTGGGCGGAGTCTTTGACATCTCTAATGCCGATCGTCTGGGCTTCTCGGAGGTGGAGCTGGTGCAGATGGTGGTGGACGGAATCAAGCTGCTCATCGAGATGGAGAAACGTCTGGAGAAGGGTCAGTCCATTGAcgacctgatgccctcccagaagtaa
- the ckba gene encoding creatine kinase, brain a isoform X2: MSTLTLTLKRRSVDEEFPDLTNHNNHMAKVLTKDMYARLRERATPSGFILDEVIQTGVDNPGHPFIMTVGCVAGDEETYEVFKELLDPVIEDRHGGYKPSDKHKTDLNADNLQGGDDLDSAYVLSSRVRTGRSVRGFALPPHCSRGERRAIEGLSIEALDSLSGDLKGKYYALKNMTEEEQQQLIDDHFLFDKPVSPLLLASGMARDWPDARGIWHNDNKTFLVWVNEEDHLRVISMQKGGNMREVFNRFCTGLTKIENLFKQRGHDFMWNEHLGYVLTCPSNLGTGLRAGVHVKLPNMSKHPQFEEVLKRLRLQKRGTGGVDTAAVGGVFDISNADRLGFSEVELVQMVVDGIKLLIEMEKRLEKGQSIDDLMPSQK, translated from the exons ATGTCCACCCTGACGCTGACTCTGAAGCGGCGTTCAGTGGATGAGGAGTTCCCTGATCTGACCAATCACAACAACCACATGGCCAAGGTGCTCACCAAGGACATGTACGCGCGCCTGCGGGAGCGCGCGACCCCCAGCGGCTTCATCCTGGATGAAGTGATTCAGACCGGGGTGGACAATCCCG GTCACCCCTTCATCATGACTGTGGGCTGTGTGGCTGGAGACGAAGAGACCTACGAGGTGTTTAAAGAGCTGCTGGACCCAGTGATTGAGGACCGTCACGGAGGATACAAGCCCTCAGACAAGCACAAGACTGACCTCAACGCAGACAACCTACAG GGCGGAGACGACCTGGACTCGGCCTACGTCCTGAGCTCCAGAGTGAGGACAGGGCGCAGTGTCCGTGGGTTTGCCCTGCCACCACACTGCAGCCGCGGGGAGAGGCGCGCCATCGAGGGGCTCTCCATCGAAG CCCTGGACTCCCTGAGTGGAGACCTGAAGGGGAAATATTACGCTCTGAAGAACATGACTGAGGAAGAGCAACAGCAACTCATtgatgaccacttcctgtttgacaaacccgtgtctcctctgctcctggccTCTGGCATGGCCCGTGACTGGCCCGATGCCCGCGGCATCTG GCACAATGACAACAAGACATTCCTGGTGTGGGTGAATGAGGAGGACCATCTGAGAGTGATCTCAATGCAGAAAGGAGGAAACATGAGGGAGGTGTTCAACCGCTTCTGCACAGGACTCACCAAG ATCGAGAACCTATTTAAGCAGCGCGGACACGACTTCATGTGGAACGAGCACCTGGGCTACGTCCTGACCTGCCCCTCTAACCTGGGCACCGGGCTCAGAGCCGGAGTGCACGTGAAGCTGCCCAACATGAGCAAGCACCCGCAGTTTGAGGAGGTGCTCAAGAGGCTGCGGCTGCAGAAGAGAGGCACCG gTGGAGTGGACACCGCGGCTGTGGGCGGAGTCTTTGACATCTCTAATGCCGATCGTCTGGGCTTCTCGGAGGTGGAGCTGGTGCAGATGGTGGTGGACGGAATCAAGCTGCTCATCGAGATGGAGAAACGTCTGGAGAAGGGTCAGTCCATTGAcgacctgatgccctcccagaagtaa
- the ckba gene encoding creatine kinase, brain a isoform X3, whose protein sequence is MTVGCVAGDEETYEVFKELLDPVIEDRHGGYKPSDKHKTDLNADNLQGGDDLDSAYVLSSRVRTGRSVRGFALPPHCSRGERRAIEGLSIEALDSLSGDLKGKYYALKNMTEEEQQQLIDDHFLFDKPVSPLLLASGMARDWPDARGIWHNDNKTFLVWVNEEDHLRVISMQKGGNMREVFNRFCTGLTKIENLFKQRGHDFMWNEHLGYVLTCPSNLGTGLRAGVHVKLPNMSKHPQFEEVLKRLRLQKRGTGGVDTAAVGGVFDISNADRLGFSEVELVQMVVDGIKLLIEMEKRLEKGQSIDDLMPSQK, encoded by the exons ATGACTGTGGGCTGTGTGGCTGGAGACGAAGAGACCTACGAGGTGTTTAAAGAGCTGCTGGACCCAGTGATTGAGGACCGTCACGGAGGATACAAGCCCTCAGACAAGCACAAGACTGACCTCAACGCAGACAACCTACAG GGCGGAGACGACCTGGACTCGGCCTACGTCCTGAGCTCCAGAGTGAGGACAGGGCGCAGTGTCCGTGGGTTTGCCCTGCCACCACACTGCAGCCGCGGGGAGAGGCGCGCCATCGAGGGGCTCTCCATCGAAG CCCTGGACTCCCTGAGTGGAGACCTGAAGGGGAAATATTACGCTCTGAAGAACATGACTGAGGAAGAGCAACAGCAACTCATtgatgaccacttcctgtttgacaaacccgtgtctcctctgctcctggccTCTGGCATGGCCCGTGACTGGCCCGATGCCCGCGGCATCTG GCACAATGACAACAAGACATTCCTGGTGTGGGTGAATGAGGAGGACCATCTGAGAGTGATCTCAATGCAGAAAGGAGGAAACATGAGGGAGGTGTTCAACCGCTTCTGCACAGGACTCACCAAG ATCGAGAACCTATTTAAGCAGCGCGGACACGACTTCATGTGGAACGAGCACCTGGGCTACGTCCTGACCTGCCCCTCTAACCTGGGCACCGGGCTCAGAGCCGGAGTGCACGTGAAGCTGCCCAACATGAGCAAGCACCCGCAGTTTGAGGAGGTGCTCAAGAGGCTGCGGCTGCAGAAGAGAGGCACCG gTGGAGTGGACACCGCGGCTGTGGGCGGAGTCTTTGACATCTCTAATGCCGATCGTCTGGGCTTCTCGGAGGTGGAGCTGGTGCAGATGGTGGTGGACGGAATCAAGCTGCTCATCGAGATGGAGAAACGTCTGGAGAAGGGTCAGTCCATTGAcgacctgatgccctcccagaagtaa